In Lolium perenne isolate Kyuss_39 chromosome 5, Kyuss_2.0, whole genome shotgun sequence, the sequence AAATGCTGCACTTACTGGTTCAGCTTCCATGCTTACTGATTTTTGGCAATCAGAAAATGACTTTTGTGCGTCGTTTTCCGGTACACCAAACAACCAGACAGTATGCTTCAATGGGCTTGGGGTCTCATTAAACACTAGGAGTTCACCATCTCCTACTGGGATTTGTCTTGAGAAGATTGATAATGGATCCTACATTAACATGGTTTCTCACCCTGATGGGTCCAGCAAAGCCTTCTTCTCCAGTCAACATGGGAAGATATGGTTGACTACAATTCCTGAAAAAGGAATGCAAGACGGTCTGCAAATTGATGAGACAAGCCCATTTCTTGATCTCACGACCGAAGGTCACCTCAATTCAGACCTTGGACTTGTGGGTGTAGCGTTTCATCCGGATTTTGCAAACAATGGGCGTTTCTTTGTTTCATACGTTTGTGATGGAGCTCAGTCACCCAAGTGTGCTGGTAGGTGTTCGTGTGATCATGAAGTGGAGTGTGATCTCTCAAAGCTCGGATCTGATAATAATGGTGCACACCCTTGCCAATACCATCTAGTTATCTCAGAGTATGCTGCTAAAGGTTTACCATCAAGCTTTTCTGAGGTATATATGGACGTGTGAATTCTCTTTGCTGTCCTTTATATTTAGATTATTTCCTGGCTAAACATTGTATTTCTCTTCTTCTTTGATAGGCAACATATGCCGATCCATCAGAAGTCAGAAGGATATTTTCAATGGGGCTGCCATACGTTTCTAACCATGCTGGTCAGCTCCTTTTTGGACCTACCGATGGATACCTATACTTTTTCACGGGAAATGGTGGGATAAAAGGCGACCCTTTTAACTTATCCCAGAATAAAAAGTCACTCTTGGGAAAAATCATGAGGCTCAACATTGATGAACTTCCAGGTAAGTTAAAGATGGACACATAAATTATACATATATTTTAGAGATATTGTTCATTTTCTCTCTTTTCGGTATACTTTTGTGTTTACATATCCGTATCTCCCCCTTTTCATCTAAATgacccttgttcaaaaaaaatctAAATGACCATTATATCAACATATTTAGGACAAATAGTATTTGTCCAAGCTAGCACAATAGCTAAAAGTGTTAAGCAGACTCACTAGTTTAATGGTTAGATAGGCTTCCGAAAAAATAATGTGTAGTTATCCTCATGGAAACATTTGCAGTGCTACCATACAACATTGTCCTAGTGCTTCTAAAGCAATATTGTTAGTAGTCTAGTTGACTATGTGTGGCTGTGAATCAAGCTGTGTAGTTTAGAATTTgtgtttttcactttcagagCAATACAAGCACCACTGCACCGCTCAAAGCAGTATCATGTTGCTATTTTTAGTATAACATTTCACTAAGGTTAACAATAAATCTGTACATATTGTCGCAATATTGATGGTAGTATAAAACAGTAGACTAGTACTTTTGCAAAAGGTCAAATTGCATGAATTACAAAGCAGTATTGTTAGTAGTGTAGTAGCGCATATATATTTGAAAATCAGGCCCATGTACCTAGGAATTAGTGCTTTTGGTTCATAGAAACATTACTCAGAACAGTACGATGTTATATTGTTACTAGTACATTCCATAAAAGTATATTGTATGCTTCTTAAAAGTACCACTAGCTTTGGAAAACTTTTTGAACATCTGTGTGCAATCTCTTTTTTAAAGAGCAATATGATATTCATGAAACGCCTTCAAACATGATAGAATTCCAGAATAGTAGTCAGTTCCACTTGGCTGTACAACCACTTAGGTAATTATATTACACTCTTGGTGATGTAATAATTAGAATCATCATGTTAGATATGCTTATCATACCAATTAAAAACCTACTGTGAAGATCTGAAAAAGCCAGCCTATCTTTTACAGTAATATAGCAACGCTTAAACAGTTTCTTACTTTATAAGCGAGGTGGCtttgagtttgatcttttgtattgctcttgtaaggtgttgtgaataatataataaaaaaagccgtgcgcatcctttggatgcagaagctggggcgatattttccccatttcaaaaaaaagcaACGCTTAAACAGTTTCTTACTTTATAAGAGGCAAATATTCCTGAACtggtttttcttcttcttttgagcTTTGCAGAGCTGAATGAAGTTGCTAATCTAAGCTTGTGGGGTAATTATACAATACCAAAGGACAATCCCAATGCTGATGATAGCAACTTACGACCAGAGATTTGGGCATTGGGTCTTGAAAACCCATGGAGATGCAACTTCGACTCTGGGAGGCCTTTCCACTTGTACTGTGCAGATGATATCCAGGTATCATTTCAATGCTATAAGCATCTTAGAAATGAGTTCCTTTCCAAGCTTGAGCTCAGTTTTTTTTGTATCATACATAGTGCCTAATTCTGCGACCTTTCATATATCTAGGACCAGTACAAAGTGGTAGATTTGATATCCAAGGGGGGCAACTATGGGTGGCGTGGAGTGTATGAGGACCAGCATGTTGGCTATCCGCCATGGGCTCCTCAAATAACCAAACCTACAGAAGGCATCATTTTTCCCATAATGGGCTATACGGTTTCTTCTATCCCTGAGAAGATGGAATCTGCATCAATAGTTGGTGGGTATGTGTACCGCGGGTCTGCTGATCCTTACTTGTATGGAAGGTATTGTTTATGCCGCCACTTTGTATTATTCAAATTTATTTTCTTTGTACTTGGCCAGTGAATTGTCGTTTACACCTCACATGTATACTAATGGCTACTGTGGTATGTGACAGGTATTTATTTGCTGACAAGTACACATCTACCATGTGGACCGGCAGTGATGGTGGTGGTACCTCTACGTCCACTCCATTGAGGTGTTCCGAAAAGACGCCAATTCCCTGCAAGGACTCCAGCAACGGTCCTCTTGGCCCTATATTTTCGTTTGGCGAGGATAAAAATCTAGACGTCTTCATCTTGACCAGCGAAGGCATCTACCGTATTGTCCAGCCTTCCCTGTgcggctatgctcatccaaattcTGCAACGACGGACGGAGTGACACCTTCTAGTGGCAGCGATGGGATGCCAGCATCGGTGAAAGTGGTGCTGAGTGTGTTATCGGCTTTGATCGGTTTGTCTGGCTTGGCAGTTTGGAGGTGTTACTGCAAAAACACAGCCTTGTGCT encodes:
- the LOC127299045 gene encoding HIPL1 protein-like; this translates as MLTDFWQSENDFCASFSGTPNNQTVCFNGLGVSLNTRSSPSPTGICLEKIDNGSYINMVSHPDGSSKAFFSSQHGKIWLTTIPEKGMQDGLQIDETSPFLDLTTEGHLNSDLGLVGVAFHPDFANNGRFFVSYVCDGAQSPKCAGRCSCDHEVECDLSKLGSDNNGAHPCQYHLVISEYAAKGLPSSFSEATYADPSEVRRIFSMGLPYVSNHAGQLLFGPTDGYLYFFTGNGGIKGDPFNLSQNKKSLLGKIMRLNIDELPELNEVANLSLWGNYTIPKDNPNADDSNLRPEIWALGLENPWRCNFDSGRPFHLYCADDIQDQYKVVDLISKGGNYGWRGVYEDQHVGYPPWAPQITKPTEGIIFPIMGYTVSSIPEKMESASIVGGYVYRGSADPYLYGRYLFADKYTSTMWTGSDGGGTSTSTPLRCSEKTPIPCKDSSNGPLGPIFSFGEDKNLDVFILTSEGIYRIVQPSLCGYAHPNSATTDGVTPSSGSDGMPASVKVVLSVLSALIGLSGLAVWRCYCKNTALCCNRNAQVTNSTIHIDSGSTVNIQMTDNKIIRRSAKSGQLQKVKPEEHRGR